A stretch of the Lolium perenne isolate Kyuss_39 chromosome 3, Kyuss_2.0, whole genome shotgun sequence genome encodes the following:
- the LOC127345294 gene encoding uncharacterized protein isoform X1, with product MAKPGILGRSSSMPRSNEGMRLIFSAVIGVMLGYLFGISFPTVNITKLHFPSSIVSYIEDRNSGITTQTLLNHAWTSANSHKKNNTDTKSDEIPKIYVTSNPKGAERLPPGIVVSETDLYPRRLWGEPSEDLTIQPRYLVTFTVGIGQKANIDAAVKKFSENFTIMLFHYDGRTTEWDEFDWSKRAIHVSVSKQTKWWYAKRFLHPDVVARYDYIFIWDEDLGVQHFNAEAYIKLVRKHGLEISQPGLEPDRGLTWQMTKRRGDREVHKVTEERPGWCSDPHLPPCAAFVEIMATVFSRDAWRCVWHMIQNDLVHGWGLDFALRKCVEPAHEKIGVVDAQWIVHQSVPSLGNQGKSENGKAPWEGVRGRCRKEWGIFQTRLADAEKKYYLDRGITPPNSTSV from the exons ATGGCAAAGCCCGGCATTCTAGGCCGGAG CAGCAGCATGCCAAGATCAAATGAGGGCATGAGGCTCATATTCTCAGCAGTTATCGGTGTTATGCTAGGTTACTTGTTTGGGATTTCCTTTCCCACTGTCAATATAACTAAG CTTCACTTCCCTTCCAGTATTGTCTCCTATATTGAAGATAGAAACTCTGGAATCACAACACAAACATTGTTGAACCATGCATGGACATCTGCAAATAGTCACAAGAAGAACAATACTGACACAAAGTCTGATGAAATTCCAAAG ATTTACGTTACCTCAAACCCAAAAGGTGCTGAAAGGCTTCCACCAGGCATTGTTGTCTCTGAAACAGACCTTTATCCACGGAGATTATGGGGTGAACCTAGTGAG GATCTTACTATCCAGCCAAGGTACCTTGTTACATTTACAGTTGGAATTGGGCAAAAGGCAAATATTGATGCAGCAGTCAAAAAG TTCTCGGAGAACTTCACAATTATGTTGTTCCACTATGATGGCCGGACTACTGAATGGGATGAATTTGACTGGTCAAAAAGGGCTATCCATGTGAGTGTTAGCAAGCAAACTAAATG GTGGTATGCCAAGCGATTTTTACATCCTGATGTGGTTGCCCGTTATGACTACATATTTATCTGGGATGAGGATCTAGGTGTTCAACATTTTAATGCAGAGGC GTACATCAAGCTTGTTAGGAAGCATGGGCTGGAGATCTCTCAACCTGGTTTGGAACCTGATAGAGGTCTGACATGGCAAATGACTAAGCGGCGAGGTGATCGAGAAGTTCACAA AGTAACTGAGGAGAGGCCAGGCTGGTGCTCTGATCCCCATCTACCACCATGTGCAGC ATTCGTAGAAATTATGGCGACTGTGTTCTCTAGGGATGCATGGCGTTGCGTTTGGCATATGATTCAG AACGACTTGGTCCATGGATGGGGTCTTGATTTTGCTCTTAGGAAGTGTGTGGAG CCCGCTCATGAGAAAATCGGAGTTGTTGATGCTCAGTGGATTGTTCATCAGAGTGTTCCATCACTTGGTAACCAG GGCAAGTCAGAGAATGGAAAAGCGCCCTGGGAAGGG GTAAGAGGACGCTGTAGAAAAGAATGGGGGATATTCCAGACAAGGTTGGCCGATGCCGAGAAGAAGTATTACTTGGATCGAGGGATCACGCCACCGAATTCGACATCAGTTTAG
- the LOC127345294 gene encoding uncharacterized protein isoform X2: MAKPGILGRSSMPRSNEGMRLIFSAVIGVMLGYLFGISFPTVNITKLHFPSSIVSYIEDRNSGITTQTLLNHAWTSANSHKKNNTDTKSDEIPKIYVTSNPKGAERLPPGIVVSETDLYPRRLWGEPSEDLTIQPRYLVTFTVGIGQKANIDAAVKKFSENFTIMLFHYDGRTTEWDEFDWSKRAIHVSVSKQTKWWYAKRFLHPDVVARYDYIFIWDEDLGVQHFNAEAYIKLVRKHGLEISQPGLEPDRGLTWQMTKRRGDREVHKVTEERPGWCSDPHLPPCAAFVEIMATVFSRDAWRCVWHMIQNDLVHGWGLDFALRKCVEPAHEKIGVVDAQWIVHQSVPSLGNQGKSENGKAPWEGVRGRCRKEWGIFQTRLADAEKKYYLDRGITPPNSTSV, encoded by the exons ATGGCAAAGCCCGGCATTCTAGGCCGGAG CAGCATGCCAAGATCAAATGAGGGCATGAGGCTCATATTCTCAGCAGTTATCGGTGTTATGCTAGGTTACTTGTTTGGGATTTCCTTTCCCACTGTCAATATAACTAAG CTTCACTTCCCTTCCAGTATTGTCTCCTATATTGAAGATAGAAACTCTGGAATCACAACACAAACATTGTTGAACCATGCATGGACATCTGCAAATAGTCACAAGAAGAACAATACTGACACAAAGTCTGATGAAATTCCAAAG ATTTACGTTACCTCAAACCCAAAAGGTGCTGAAAGGCTTCCACCAGGCATTGTTGTCTCTGAAACAGACCTTTATCCACGGAGATTATGGGGTGAACCTAGTGAG GATCTTACTATCCAGCCAAGGTACCTTGTTACATTTACAGTTGGAATTGGGCAAAAGGCAAATATTGATGCAGCAGTCAAAAAG TTCTCGGAGAACTTCACAATTATGTTGTTCCACTATGATGGCCGGACTACTGAATGGGATGAATTTGACTGGTCAAAAAGGGCTATCCATGTGAGTGTTAGCAAGCAAACTAAATG GTGGTATGCCAAGCGATTTTTACATCCTGATGTGGTTGCCCGTTATGACTACATATTTATCTGGGATGAGGATCTAGGTGTTCAACATTTTAATGCAGAGGC GTACATCAAGCTTGTTAGGAAGCATGGGCTGGAGATCTCTCAACCTGGTTTGGAACCTGATAGAGGTCTGACATGGCAAATGACTAAGCGGCGAGGTGATCGAGAAGTTCACAA AGTAACTGAGGAGAGGCCAGGCTGGTGCTCTGATCCCCATCTACCACCATGTGCAGC ATTCGTAGAAATTATGGCGACTGTGTTCTCTAGGGATGCATGGCGTTGCGTTTGGCATATGATTCAG AACGACTTGGTCCATGGATGGGGTCTTGATTTTGCTCTTAGGAAGTGTGTGGAG CCCGCTCATGAGAAAATCGGAGTTGTTGATGCTCAGTGGATTGTTCATCAGAGTGTTCCATCACTTGGTAACCAG GGCAAGTCAGAGAATGGAAAAGCGCCCTGGGAAGGG GTAAGAGGACGCTGTAGAAAAGAATGGGGGATATTCCAGACAAGGTTGGCCGATGCCGAGAAGAAGTATTACTTGGATCGAGGGATCACGCCACCGAATTCGACATCAGTTTAG
- the LOC127345293 gene encoding uncharacterized protein: MSIVKRGAYGYGGYGYGQSKPVMNYHTTNSDSVTTVVTEISRLSVNEKPPCTGAMVQKHATLEEVCEEKVGGYSAHHGGAAEKHGYGEQKAYQYGSGVGGYGSPHHDSTGAAKHGYGEQKTSYSYQHGVDAGGYGSPHHDSTGAAQKHGYGEQKASHSYQHGVDVGGYGAPHHGSTGAVQKHGYGEHQAYQYGGDAKGYTAVHHESTVEKHGYGGQKAYQHGSNVVGGYGHDSAAQKHGYGGEKAYQHGSNVVGGYGHDSAVQKHGYGDQKHGSNAGGYGAVPYDTTVQMHGYGEKAYQHGGDAGAYGALHNDTTAQKHGYGEQKAYQHGGAAGGYGAHHHDSATQKHGAYGRHGMYQHAGDGYGEHKAYQQGCVDGAAGYDGLLQKTPAQKQYGYGGGHKTTYNDVGSFDALVQKNAMQKQKHGHGAYQPGCDGVAGFDALVMNKEMQKQASLPRPCESDEDSDCSEDESDCEEQAYGGKHAGGGNKLGTTHQYSAYQQHGGGGHYESYQSTTTQGYSGGGYGGLAKPGYF, translated from the coding sequence ATGTCGATTGTCAAGCGTGGCGCTTATGGCTACGGCGGCTACGGCTACGGCCAGAGCAAACCCGTGATGAACTACCACACCACAAACTCCGACTCCGTGACCACCGTTGTGACGGAGATCAGCCGGCTGAGCGTCAACGAGAAGCCTCCGTGCACCGGCGCCATGGTGCAGAAGCACGCCACCCTGGAGGAGGTGTGCGAGGAGAAAGTCGGAGGGTACTCTGCCCACCACGGCGGCGCCGCGGAGAAGCACGGCTACGGTGAGCAGAAAGCGTACCAATACGGAAGCGGCGTCGGAGGCTACGGCTCTCCCCACCACGACAGCACCGGCGCGGCGAAGCACGGCTACGGCGAGCAGAAGACGTCGTACTCGTACCAGCATGGGGTTGACGCCGGAGGGTACGGCTCTCCCCACCACGACAGCACCGGCGCGGCGCAGAAGCACGGCTACGGCGAGCAGAAGGCGTCGCACTCGTACCAGCATGGGGTTGACGTCGGAGGGTACGGCGCTCCCCACCACGGCAGCACCGGCGCGGTGCAGAAGCACGGCTACGGCGAGCACCAGGCGTACCAGTACGGAGGCGACGCCAAAGGGTACACCGCTGTGCACCATGAGAGCACAGTCGAGAAGCATGGCTACGGGGGGCAGAAGGCCTACCAGCATGGAAGCAACGTCGTCGGAGGGTATGGCCACGACAGCGCCGCGCAAAAGCACGGCTATGGTGGGGAGAAGGCGTACCAGCATGGGAGCAACGTCGTTGGAGGGTATGGCCACGACAGCGCCGTGCAAAAGCATGGCTATGGCGACCAGAAGCATGGGAGCAACGCCGGAGGGTACGGGGCTGTCCCCTACGACACCACGGTCCAGATGCACGGCTACGGCGAGAAGGCGTATCAGCATGGGGGCGACGCCGGGGCGTACGGTGCTCTCCACAACGACACCACCGCCCAGAAGCATGGCTACGGCGAGCAGAAGGCGTACCAGCACGGGGGCGCCGCCGGAGGGTACGGTGCTCACCACCATGACAGCGCGACTCAGAAGCACGGCGCCTACGGCAGGCACGGGATGTACCAGCATGCCGGCGACGGCTACGGCGAGCACAAGGCGTACCAGCAAGGTTGCGTCGACGGCGCCGCAGGGTACGACGGCCTCCTACAGAAGACCCCGGCGCAGAAGCAGTACGGCTACGGCGGCGGGCACAAGACGACTTACAACGACGTCGGAAGCTTTGACGCTCTTGTCCAGAAGAACGCGATGCAGAAGCAGAAGCACGGCCACGGCGCGTACCAGCCAGGGTGTGACGGCGTCGCAGGGTTCGACGCTCTCGTCATGAACAAGGAGATGCAGAAACAAGCCTCCCTACCACGCCCGTGCGAGAGCGACGAGGACAGTGACTGCAGTGAGGACGAGAGCGACTGCGAGGAGCAGGCCTATGGCGGGAAGCACGCCGGCGGCGGCAACAAGCTAGGCACCACGCACCAATACAGCGCATACCAGCAACACGGCGGCGGGGGCCACTACGAGTCGTACCAGAGCACCACCACTCAGGGCTACTCCGGTGGCGGCTACGGCGGGTTGGCAAAGCCCGGCTACTTCTGA